One Pseudomonas brassicacearum genomic region harbors:
- the araD1 gene encoding AraD1 family protein gives MRLVQFELPNGERRVGVVDGDQVREVQGAGSVRDLALAAIEAGVKLEQQVNSLGLGAGHDYARLLSELRILPPLDHPDPAHLLVSGTGLTHLGSASARDKMHQQAGDESAMTDTMRIFKWGVEGGKPQAGQAGVQPEWFYKGDGSIVVRPGHPFPLPPFAEDAGEEPEISGLYVIGHDGKPYRLGFAVGNEFSDHVMERKNYLYLAHSKLRSCSFGPELRVGELPQHLSGTSRILRNGEVLWQNEFLSGEANMCHSLENLEFHHFKYSQFLRPGDVHVHFFGTATLSFADGIRTQPGDVFEISQAEFGAPLVNGIAPVDAVFNPGTIGTL, from the coding sequence ATGCGTTTAGTTCAGTTCGAATTGCCTAACGGCGAACGCCGCGTCGGTGTGGTCGACGGCGACCAGGTGCGGGAAGTGCAGGGCGCTGGTAGCGTGCGCGACCTGGCGCTGGCGGCCATCGAGGCGGGCGTGAAGCTTGAGCAGCAGGTCAACAGCCTGGGCCTGGGCGCCGGTCATGACTACGCCCGGTTGCTCAGTGAGCTGCGCATCCTGCCTCCGCTGGATCACCCGGATCCGGCGCACCTGCTGGTCAGCGGCACCGGCCTGACCCACCTGGGCAGCGCCTCGGCCCGGGACAAGATGCACCAGCAGGCTGGCGACGAAAGCGCCATGACCGACACCATGCGCATCTTCAAATGGGGCGTGGAGGGCGGCAAGCCCCAGGCCGGACAGGCCGGCGTGCAGCCGGAATGGTTCTACAAAGGTGATGGCAGCATTGTGGTCCGTCCGGGCCATCCGTTCCCGTTGCCACCCTTTGCCGAAGACGCCGGCGAAGAGCCGGAAATCAGCGGCCTGTATGTCATCGGCCACGACGGCAAGCCCTATCGCCTGGGCTTCGCGGTGGGCAACGAGTTCTCCGATCACGTCATGGAACGCAAGAATTACCTGTACCTGGCCCACTCGAAATTGCGCAGCTGCAGTTTTGGTCCGGAACTTCGCGTGGGGGAACTGCCTCAACATCTTTCCGGAACCAGTCGTATCCTGCGCAACGGCGAAGTGCTGTGGCAGAACGAATTCCTCAGTGGCGAGGCCAACATGTGCCACAGCCTCGAAAACCTGGAGTTCCATCACTTCAAGTACAGTCAGTTCCTGCGTCCGGGGGACGTGCACGTTCATTTCTTCGGCACCGCGACCCTGTCGTTCGCCGACGGCATCCGCACCCAGCCGGGGGATGTGTTCGAAATCAGCCAGGCTGAATTCGGCGCGCCGTTGGTCAACGGCATTGCCCCGGTAGACGCGGTGTTCAACCCGGGTACTATCGGCACACTTTAA
- a CDS encoding lactonase family protein has translation MKMRSLWPLLMAGSLGAMGVQADTNERHQLLVGSYTAGQSQGIYRLQFDSRTGQLDANPLQVIKTDNPSWLTLSSDMTRLFVVNENGPGQQDPVGKVSSYAIDPKTQQLSLINQVQSLGNEPTHSSLSGDGRHLLVSNYSVVEDPGGTLAVLPVGADGKLAPVVQLSSHQPSRVNPERQMSAHVHSAVSSPDGKYVFANDLGADKVFIYRYDPKANPELPLTAANPAFVQLPPGSGPRHLLFSADGKHAWLTMEMTAQVAVFDYQDGRLTQRQLVDLAAGKPQAGRAAAALHASKDGKFLYVSNRGTTNELLVFAIDSAAGTLKELQRRSVEGDHPREFSLDPSGRFLLIANQKSNQIVVVERDPKTGLLGKTVQKMPMDAPSDLKFIVRQ, from the coding sequence ATGAAAATGCGTAGCCTCTGGCCGTTGTTGATGGCCGGCAGCCTGGGCGCCATGGGCGTCCAGGCAGACACCAACGAGCGCCATCAACTGCTGGTGGGTTCCTACACCGCCGGCCAGAGCCAGGGCATCTACCGGTTGCAATTCGACAGCCGCACCGGCCAGCTCGATGCCAACCCGTTGCAAGTGATCAAGACTGACAATCCTTCCTGGCTGACGCTGTCCAGCGATATGACCCGGCTGTTCGTGGTCAACGAAAACGGGCCGGGACAGCAAGACCCGGTGGGCAAGGTCAGCAGCTACGCCATCGACCCGAAAACCCAGCAACTGAGCCTGATCAACCAGGTGCAGTCCCTGGGCAACGAGCCGACCCATTCCAGCCTCAGCGGTGATGGTCGGCATCTGCTGGTCAGCAACTATTCGGTCGTGGAAGACCCGGGCGGCACCCTGGCGGTGTTGCCAGTGGGCGCCGACGGCAAGCTGGCGCCGGTGGTGCAGTTGAGCAGTCATCAGCCGAGCCGGGTCAATCCCGAGCGGCAGATGTCGGCCCATGTGCACTCGGCGGTGTCCTCACCGGATGGCAAATATGTGTTCGCCAACGACCTGGGGGCGGACAAGGTCTTCATCTATCGCTACGACCCCAAGGCCAATCCCGAACTGCCGCTGACTGCCGCCAATCCGGCCTTCGTGCAATTGCCACCCGGCAGCGGTCCACGGCACTTGCTGTTCAGCGCCGATGGCAAGCACGCCTGGCTGACGATGGAAATGACCGCGCAAGTGGCGGTGTTCGATTACCAGGACGGCCGCCTGACCCAGCGCCAACTGGTGGACCTGGCGGCCGGCAAGCCGCAGGCGGGTAGGGCGGCGGCTGCGCTGCATGCTTCCAAGGACGGCAAGTTCCTCTACGTCAGCAATCGCGGCACCACCAACGAACTGCTGGTGTTCGCCATCGACTCGGCGGCGGGGACGCTCAAGGAGCTGCAACGACGTTCCGTCGAAGGCGACCATCCTCGGGAGTTCAGCCTCGATCCGAGTGGCAGATTCCTGCTGATTGCCAACCAGAAGAGCAATCAGATCGTGGTGGTCGAGCGCGATCCCAAGACCGGCCTGCTGGGTAAAACCGTGCAGAAAATGCCGATGGATGCACCAAGCGATTTGAAATTCATCGTGCGTCAATAG
- a CDS encoding MFS transporter, whose amino-acid sequence MSQELRLIRRITLKLIPFLILLYLIAYVDRSAVGFAKLHMGADLGIGDAAYGLGAGLFFIGYFLLEIPSNLMLERFGARRWFARIMITWGAITIGMAFVQGPHSFYVMRFLLGAAEAGFFPGVLYYITQWFPVRHRGKILGLFILSQPIAMMITGPVSGGLLGMDGVLGLHGWQWLFIVIGLPAVLLTWPVLRYLPDGPQQVKWMDQAEKDWLTGELKKDLQEYGQTRHGNPLHALKDKRVLLLALFYLPVTLSIYGLGLWLPTLIKQFGGSDLVTGFVSSVPYIFGIIGLLIIPRSSDRLNDRYGHLAVLYVLGAIGLFLSAWLSVPVLQLAALCLVAFALFSCTAVFWTLPGRFFAGASAAAGIALINSVGNLGGYIGPFVIGALKEYTGNLASGLYFLSCVMLFGLVLTGVVYRLLERKHVLPADQFAASARGATRT is encoded by the coding sequence ATGAGCCAGGAATTGCGGCTTATTCGTCGCATCACGCTGAAACTGATTCCCTTCCTGATCCTGCTGTACCTGATCGCTTACGTGGACCGCTCTGCCGTGGGCTTTGCCAAGCTGCACATGGGCGCCGACCTCGGCATCGGCGACGCCGCCTACGGCCTGGGTGCGGGCCTGTTTTTCATCGGTTACTTCCTGCTGGAGATCCCCAGCAACCTGATGCTGGAACGCTTCGGCGCCCGGCGCTGGTTCGCCCGGATCATGATCACCTGGGGCGCCATCACCATCGGCATGGCGTTCGTGCAGGGGCCTCATAGCTTCTATGTGATGCGCTTTTTGCTCGGCGCGGCCGAAGCCGGGTTCTTCCCGGGCGTGCTGTACTACATCACCCAGTGGTTCCCGGTACGCCATCGCGGCAAGATCCTGGGCCTGTTCATTCTGTCCCAACCCATCGCGATGATGATCACCGGCCCGGTGTCCGGCGGCTTGTTGGGCATGGATGGGGTACTGGGCCTGCACGGCTGGCAGTGGTTGTTCATCGTCATCGGCCTGCCGGCGGTGCTGTTGACCTGGCCGGTGCTGCGCTACTTGCCCGATGGTCCGCAACAGGTCAAGTGGATGGACCAGGCCGAGAAGGACTGGCTGACCGGTGAGCTGAAAAAAGATTTGCAGGAGTACGGCCAGACCCGTCACGGCAATCCGCTGCATGCCCTGAAGGACAAGCGCGTCCTGTTGCTGGCGCTGTTCTACCTGCCGGTGACCCTGAGCATCTACGGCCTGGGCCTGTGGCTGCCGACACTGATCAAGCAATTCGGTGGCAGCGACCTGGTGACCGGTTTCGTGTCGTCGGTGCCATACATCTTCGGCATCATCGGCTTGCTGATCATTCCCCGCAGCTCCGATCGCTTGAATGATCGCTACGGTCACCTGGCCGTGCTCTATGTATTGGGCGCCATCGGCCTGTTCCTCAGCGCCTGGTTGTCGGTGCCGGTGTTGCAACTGGCGGCGCTGTGCCTGGTGGCGTTCGCGCTGTTTTCCTGCACCGCGGTGTTCTGGACCTTGCCGGGGCGTTTCTTTGCCGGCGCCAGTGCGGCGGCGGGTATTGCGCTGATCAACTCGGTGGGCAACCTGGGCGGTTACATCGGGCCGTTCGTGATCGGTGCGCTGAAGGAGTACACCGGTAACCTGGCTTCGGGGCTGTATTTCCTGTCCTGCGTGATGCTGTTCGGCCTGGTGTTGACCGGCGTGGTGTATCGGTTGCTGGAGCGTAAGCACGTACTGCCGGCGGATCAGTTCGCGGCCAGTGCCCGGGGGGCGACGCGTACCTAA
- a CDS encoding glutathione S-transferase translates to MSRATLYSFRRCPYAMRARMALRYSAVELEIVEVSLKAKPAEMLALSSKGTVPVLQVEGRVIDESLEIMAWALARHDPQDWRLLDDPVGQALTAALIEENDHRFKLHLNRYKYPERYPEYPKEYYRSEGEDFLRRLEALLATRPFLAAEHQSLADIAVMPFIRQFAHVDREWFAQAPYPHLQQWLQRFLASELFVAIMAK, encoded by the coding sequence ATGAGCCGCGCCACGCTCTATTCCTTCCGCCGCTGCCCCTACGCAATGCGAGCGCGCATGGCCTTGCGCTACAGCGCTGTCGAGTTGGAGATTGTCGAAGTCAGCCTGAAGGCCAAGCCTGCCGAGATGCTCGCATTGTCCAGCAAAGGCACGGTGCCGGTGCTGCAGGTTGAGGGCCGGGTAATCGATGAAAGCCTGGAGATCATGGCCTGGGCCTTGGCCCGGCATGATCCGCAAGACTGGCGGCTGCTGGACGATCCTGTGGGCCAAGCGTTGACGGCGGCGTTGATCGAGGAGAACGACCATCGGTTCAAGCTTCACCTGAATCGCTACAAATACCCCGAGCGCTACCCCGAGTACCCGAAGGAGTATTACCGCAGCGAGGGCGAAGACTTTCTGCGCCGCCTGGAGGCACTGCTTGCAACCCGGCCGTTTCTGGCGGCGGAGCACCAGAGTCTGGCGGACATAGCAGTGATGCCCTTCATACGGCAATTCGCCCATGTCGACCGCGAGTGGTTTGCCCAGGCGCCCTACCCGCATTTGCAGCAGTGGTTGCAGCGGTTCCTGGCGTCCGAGCTGTTCGTGGCGATCATGGCCAAGTAA
- a CDS encoding DUF5629 family protein, with protein sequence MTAVTAPLLQALDSCDMLIIDGLHAFNFELDEQDQLHVECMNGRTLEHWRFTPAQMQAATFDKASNHWIITSDSGDHHLECVEASSGHDDEDDEDENA encoded by the coding sequence ATGACTGCCGTAACCGCCCCCCTGCTGCAAGCCCTCGACTCCTGCGACATGCTGATTATCGACGGCCTGCACGCATTCAATTTTGAGCTCGACGAGCAGGACCAACTGCACGTTGAGTGCATGAACGGTCGCACCCTCGAGCACTGGCGGTTCACGCCGGCGCAAATGCAGGCCGCGACGTTCGACAAGGCCTCGAATCACTGGATCATCACCAGTGACTCCGGCGACCACCATCTGGAATGCGTGGAAGCCTCCAGCGGCCACGACGATGAGGACGACGAAGATGAAAATGCGTAG
- a CDS encoding aldehyde dehydrogenase (NADP(+)) — MNQILGHNYIGGARSAAGQTRLQSVDASTGEALPHDFIQATAEEVDAAAKAAAAAYPAYRSLSAVRRAEFLEAIADELDALGDEFVAVVCRETALPAARIQGERGRTSGQMRLFAKVLRRGDFYGARIDRALPERTPLPRPDLRQYRIGLGPVAVFGASNFPLAFSTAGGDTASALAAGCPVVFKAHSGHMATAEHVADAIIRAAEKTAMPAGVFNMIYGGGVGEWLVKHPAIQAVGFTGSLKGGRALCDMAAARPQPIPVFAEMSSINPVIVLPQALETRAESVARDLTASVVQGCGQFCTNPGLVIGIRSPQFTAFTQQVAALIGDQAPQTMLNAGTLQSYGNGLQKLLAHPGIEHLAGREQQGNQAQPQLFKADASLLINGDEALQEEVFGPTTVFVEVADQAQLSAALNGLHGQLTATMIGEPADFERFSELTPLLEQKVGRILLNGYPTGVEVCDSMVHGGPYPATSDARGTSVGTLAIDRFLRPVCFQNYPDSLLPEPLKNANPLGIQRLVDGVPGREAL, encoded by the coding sequence ATGAACCAGATCCTTGGCCACAACTACATCGGCGGGGCGCGCAGCGCGGCCGGCCAGACCCGCCTGCAAAGCGTCGACGCCAGCACCGGCGAGGCCTTGCCCCATGATTTCATCCAGGCCACGGCCGAAGAAGTCGATGCTGCCGCCAAGGCCGCGGCTGCGGCTTATCCGGCCTACCGGAGCCTGAGCGCGGTGCGCCGGGCCGAGTTCCTCGAGGCCATTGCCGATGAACTGGATGCCCTGGGCGATGAGTTCGTGGCCGTGGTCTGCCGTGAAACCGCATTGCCGGCGGCACGGATCCAGGGCGAGCGCGGTCGCACCAGCGGCCAGATGCGCCTGTTCGCCAAGGTTCTGCGTCGTGGCGATTTCTACGGTGCGCGTATCGACCGCGCCTTGCCGGAACGCACGCCGTTGCCACGTCCGGACCTGCGTCAGTACCGCATCGGCCTGGGGCCGGTGGCGGTGTTCGGCGCCAGTAACTTTCCCCTGGCGTTTTCCACGGCCGGTGGCGACACCGCGTCGGCCCTGGCCGCCGGTTGCCCGGTGGTGTTCAAGGCCCACAGTGGTCACATGGCGACCGCCGAGCACGTGGCCGATGCGATCATCCGTGCCGCGGAAAAAACCGCGATGCCTGCCGGTGTGTTCAACATGATCTACGGCGGTGGCGTTGGCGAATGGCTGGTCAAGCATCCGGCGATCCAAGCGGTAGGGTTCACCGGTTCCCTCAAGGGCGGGCGCGCCCTGTGCGACATGGCGGCCGCACGTCCGCAGCCGATCCCGGTGTTTGCCGAGATGTCGAGCATCAACCCGGTGATCGTCTTGCCGCAAGCGCTGGAGACCCGCGCCGAGAGCGTTGCGCGTGACTTGACCGCCTCGGTGGTGCAAGGCTGCGGTCAGTTCTGCACCAATCCTGGCCTGGTGATCGGCATTCGTTCGCCGCAATTTACCGCCTTCACTCAGCAAGTGGCCGCGTTGATCGGCGACCAGGCGCCCCAGACCATGCTCAACGCCGGCACGCTGCAAAGCTACGGCAATGGCCTGCAGAAGCTGCTGGCCCACCCAGGCATCGAGCACTTGGCCGGGCGCGAGCAGCAGGGCAACCAGGCCCAGCCGCAGTTGTTCAAGGCCGATGCCAGCCTGTTGATCAACGGTGACGAGGCGTTGCAGGAAGAAGTGTTTGGCCCGACCACGGTGTTTGTCGAAGTGGCGGACCAGGCGCAACTCAGCGCGGCGCTGAACGGCCTGCACGGTCAACTGACCGCGACGATGATTGGCGAGCCGGCGGATTTCGAACGGTTCAGCGAATTGACGCCGCTGCTGGAGCAGAAGGTCGGCCGCATCCTGCTCAACGGTTACCCGACCGGTGTCGAGGTGTGTGATTCGATGGTCCACGGCGGGCCTTACCCGGCGACGTCCGATGCCCGCGGCACTTCGGTGGGCACCTTGGCGATCGATCGTTTCCTGCGCCCGGTGTGCTTCCAGAACTATCCCGACAGCCTGCTGCCGGAGCCGCTGAAGAACGCCAACCCGCTGGGGATCCAGCGGTTGGTGGATGGGGTGCCGGGGCGCGAGGCGCTCTAA